A genomic segment from Aliidongia dinghuensis encodes:
- a CDS encoding DUF2066 domain-containing protein produces MIERRFPGLRMAGPGPFGAAVLALALLLWARPAAAAGFPSAYVVADVPVDATAQSAVQAREAARLDGERRAFRQLLERLTQKGDWQRLPQPSDDTIVNLIQDFEVKDEHSSSVRYLASYTYRFSPNGVRKLLHEAHLTVTELASKPVVIVPLLRTGDTARLWDDPNPWRAAWGAANGRSGLVPWVLPTGDLADMSVLDAPAAGKPAPEQLQALAQHYGGGDVVVATAAPGGDGLEVTVARYSPDGSADPVTVQVPGAKADTALYAAGVVAAEKALEDKWKQLTFGGGEQESILSVTVPITSAADWGAVRERLSKIPFVRGEQVDLFGHSEVHIRLRVRGSADLLKIGFAQQDLVFTPGQPTATLALKTPVSAAQPASAAPVSAGQ; encoded by the coding sequence ATGATCGAGCGACGCTTCCCTGGCTTGCGCATGGCAGGGCCGGGCCCCTTTGGGGCTGCGGTCCTGGCGCTGGCGCTCCTGCTGTGGGCGCGTCCGGCCGCCGCGGCCGGGTTTCCTTCGGCCTACGTGGTCGCCGACGTGCCGGTCGACGCGACGGCACAGAGCGCCGTGCAGGCGCGCGAGGCGGCACGGCTCGACGGCGAGCGCCGCGCGTTCCGCCAGCTGCTCGAGCGTTTGACGCAGAAGGGCGACTGGCAGCGCCTGCCACAGCCGAGCGACGACACGATCGTCAACCTCATCCAGGATTTCGAGGTCAAGGACGAGCACAGCTCGTCGGTCCGTTACCTCGCGAGCTACACCTATCGCTTCAGCCCGAACGGCGTGCGCAAGCTGCTGCATGAAGCGCACCTGACCGTGACGGAGCTCGCGAGCAAGCCCGTGGTGATCGTGCCGTTGCTGCGGACGGGCGATACGGCCCGGCTGTGGGACGACCCGAACCCCTGGCGCGCCGCCTGGGGTGCTGCGAACGGCCGCTCCGGTCTCGTGCCCTGGGTGCTGCCGACAGGCGACCTCGCCGACATGTCGGTGCTCGACGCGCCGGCGGCCGGCAAGCCTGCGCCCGAGCAGCTGCAGGCGCTGGCGCAGCACTACGGCGGCGGCGACGTGGTGGTCGCGACCGCCGCACCGGGCGGCGACGGGCTCGAGGTCACGGTCGCGCGCTACAGCCCGGACGGCTCGGCCGATCCCGTCACCGTCCAGGTACCCGGCGCCAAGGCCGATACCGCGCTCTATGCCGCCGGCGTGGTCGCGGCCGAAAAGGCGCTCGAGGACAAATGGAAGCAGCTGACGTTCGGCGGCGGCGAGCAGGAATCGATCCTGTCGGTGACCGTGCCCATCACCAGTGCTGCCGACTGGGGCGCGGTGCGCGAGCGGCTTTCCAAGATCCCGTTCGTGCGCGGCGAGCAGGTCGATCTGTTCGGGCACTCAGAGGTGCACATCAGGCTCCGGGTGCGCGGCAGCGCCGACCTGCTGAAGATCGGCTTCGCCCAGCAGGACTTGGTGTTTACGCCCGGCCAACCGACGGCGACGCTCGCGCTGAAGACGCC